From Actinoplanes oblitus, a single genomic window includes:
- a CDS encoding acyl-CoA dehydrogenase family protein: MTTTQVPVTSPPQTAAEILDRAKALAPVLRERAAEIERARTLPADVVELLRGTGVFRMCFGEERGGPGLTSMEQTQVVEALAYGDASAAWCAVIGANGGIYSRFLDQGVARGMFSSIDMVVAGLLQPSGRAERVPGGYRLSGRWSFGSGVNHSDWVMSGAFVFQDGQPYASPDGSNPHESRQFLVPRSDVDVLDNWETTGLCGSGSSDYTMTDVYVPEEHTLTFDTVKGTPGPLAQPDSFTRTMCGVPLGVARAALDHARETALKRFDRMTGTAWADTFRVQVTLAECEAEYNAARAGIYAAMTRQWEVLSAGGTLDDLTRWERAACPLSWVHAFRTSRRIVDRLYDLLQAWSINRSSPMDRWLRDTTTLCQHLIAHDRILQSAGAYLLDSKPEFGICLGIV, encoded by the coding sequence ATGACCACGACGCAGGTGCCGGTCACCTCACCACCCCAGACGGCAGCCGAAATCCTCGACCGCGCGAAAGCCCTGGCCCCGGTACTGCGCGAGCGGGCCGCCGAGATAGAACGAGCCCGCACACTGCCCGCCGACGTCGTGGAGCTGCTGCGCGGCACCGGCGTCTTCCGGATGTGTTTCGGCGAGGAGCGCGGCGGACCCGGGCTCACCTCCATGGAACAGACCCAAGTCGTCGAGGCTCTCGCGTACGGCGACGCCTCCGCCGCCTGGTGCGCGGTGATCGGGGCCAACGGTGGCATCTACAGCCGCTTCCTGGACCAGGGCGTGGCCCGCGGAATGTTCTCCAGCATCGACATGGTGGTGGCCGGCCTGCTCCAGCCGTCCGGCCGGGCCGAACGGGTACCGGGCGGGTACCGGCTCTCCGGCCGGTGGTCGTTCGGCAGCGGGGTGAACCACAGCGACTGGGTGATGTCCGGCGCCTTCGTCTTCCAGGACGGACAGCCGTACGCCAGCCCCGACGGCAGCAACCCGCACGAATCACGACAGTTCCTGGTGCCCCGGTCCGACGTCGACGTCCTCGACAACTGGGAGACCACCGGACTGTGCGGCAGCGGCAGCAGTGACTACACCATGACCGACGTCTACGTCCCCGAGGAACACACCCTCACCTTCGACACCGTCAAGGGCACACCCGGCCCCCTCGCCCAGCCCGACTCGTTCACCCGGACCATGTGCGGGGTTCCCCTCGGGGTGGCCCGGGCCGCGCTGGACCACGCCCGCGAGACCGCACTCAAACGGTTCGACCGGATGACCGGGACGGCCTGGGCCGACACCTTCCGCGTCCAGGTCACCCTCGCCGAATGCGAGGCCGAGTACAACGCCGCCCGCGCCGGCATCTACGCGGCCATGACCCGGCAATGGGAAGTCCTGTCGGCCGGCGGCACCCTCGACGACCTGACCCGGTGGGAACGAGCCGCCTGCCCCCTCTCGTGGGTGCACGCGTTCCGCACCTCCCGGCGCATCGTCGACCGCCTGTACGACCTGCTCCAGGCCTGGTCGATCAACCGCAGCTCACCGATGGACCGGTGGCTGCGCGACACCACCACCCTGTGTCAGCACCTGATCGCACACGATCGCATCCTCCAGTCCGCCGGGGCGTACCTGCTCGACTCGAAACCCGAGTTCGGCATCTGCCTCGGCATCGTCTGA
- the tsrT gene encoding tryptophan 2-C-methyltransferase, with protein MSSGLITLVNPNKVFPPIAPYGLDVLTTALEQAGFDVDVLDLTFRRDEWKSFLAEYFAERTPLLVGVSVRNTDTVYALEQRPFVGEHKEIITEVMRLSDAPLVCGGIGFSTMPFALVEYFGVDFGVKGPGEQILVDLADAVATGRDPATVPGLIRNTPEGVTRVPPPALRLPHGLSAPVSPTADGEDRVWQVDRSGAYRRRSGQPYKVDNLQHYHKGGLGSILTKNGCTYRCAHCVEPNAKGNRFGRRDIAAVVDEMQSLTEQGVLDLHTTDSEFNLSIAHAKSVLREIVRRKRADSGNPLNDLRLWVYCQPSPFDEEFAGLLAEAGCRGVNVGSDHIRADLLRDWKVTGGGSTYYTFADTERLVRLCHENGLQTMVEALFGMPGETMETMRECVEAFMALDATVTGFSLGLRLFPYIPLGVDLAQQCDGVRTAPGLQSNTATAPIVLKPLAACSGPAEYERQFMFDEHGDFRLVCYLSPDLAEDVTNPSVRWERTVERLWDLVDPAEHHRVMLPTIGGTSEIDNNYADNPFLTSLSRLGYTGAFWSHWRDREAIMREAGAAGILETPEAGRR; from the coding sequence ATGAGCAGCGGACTGATCACCCTGGTCAACCCCAACAAGGTGTTCCCGCCGATCGCGCCGTACGGGCTCGACGTGCTGACCACCGCACTGGAACAGGCGGGATTCGACGTCGACGTCCTCGACCTGACGTTCCGCCGCGACGAGTGGAAGTCGTTCCTGGCGGAGTACTTCGCGGAGCGCACTCCCCTGCTGGTCGGGGTGTCGGTGCGGAACACCGACACGGTGTACGCGCTCGAACAGCGCCCTTTCGTCGGTGAGCACAAGGAGATCATCACCGAGGTGATGCGGCTGTCCGACGCGCCCCTGGTCTGCGGCGGCATCGGCTTCTCGACGATGCCGTTCGCCCTCGTCGAATACTTCGGCGTCGACTTCGGGGTCAAGGGCCCGGGCGAACAGATCCTGGTCGACCTGGCCGACGCCGTCGCCACCGGCCGCGATCCGGCCACCGTGCCCGGCCTGATCCGCAACACACCCGAGGGCGTCACCCGGGTGCCGCCGCCGGCGCTGCGCCTGCCGCACGGCCTGTCGGCGCCGGTGTCGCCGACGGCCGACGGCGAGGACCGGGTGTGGCAGGTCGACCGGTCCGGGGCCTACCGGCGCCGGTCCGGCCAGCCGTACAAGGTGGACAACCTGCAGCATTACCACAAGGGCGGCCTCGGCAGCATCCTCACCAAGAACGGCTGCACCTACCGGTGTGCGCACTGCGTCGAGCCCAACGCCAAGGGCAACCGGTTCGGCCGGCGGGACATCGCCGCCGTCGTCGACGAGATGCAGTCGCTCACCGAGCAGGGCGTGCTCGACCTGCACACCACCGACAGCGAGTTCAACCTGTCGATCGCCCATGCCAAGAGCGTGCTCCGCGAGATCGTACGGCGTAAGCGGGCCGACTCGGGCAACCCGCTCAACGACCTGCGGTTGTGGGTGTACTGCCAGCCCTCACCCTTCGACGAGGAGTTCGCCGGGCTGCTCGCCGAGGCCGGTTGCCGCGGCGTGAACGTCGGCTCCGACCATATCCGCGCCGACCTGCTGCGGGACTGGAAGGTCACCGGCGGCGGCAGTACGTACTACACGTTCGCCGACACCGAGCGGCTGGTCCGCCTGTGCCACGAGAACGGCCTGCAGACCATGGTCGAGGCGCTGTTCGGGATGCCCGGCGAGACGATGGAGACGATGCGCGAGTGCGTCGAGGCGTTCATGGCCCTGGACGCCACCGTCACCGGGTTCTCCCTCGGGCTGCGGCTGTTCCCGTACATTCCGCTCGGGGTCGATCTCGCTCAGCAGTGCGACGGGGTACGCACCGCGCCCGGGCTGCAGTCCAACACGGCGACCGCACCGATCGTGCTCAAACCGCTGGCCGCCTGTTCCGGCCCGGCCGAGTACGAGCGGCAGTTCATGTTCGACGAACACGGCGACTTCCGGCTCGTCTGCTACCTCTCGCCGGACCTGGCCGAGGACGTCACCAACCCGTCCGTGCGGTGGGAGCGGACCGTCGAACGGCTCTGGGACCTCGTCGATCCCGCTGAGCACCACCGGGTCATGCTGCCGACGATCGGCGGCACCAGCGAGATCGACAACAACTACGCCGACAACCCGTTCCTGACCAGCCTCAGCCGGCTGGGATACACCGGAGCGTTCTGGTCGCACTGGCGCGACCGGGAGGCGATCATGCGCGAGGCCGGCGCGGCCGGGATCCTCGAGACACCTGAGGCCGGGCGACGATGA
- a CDS encoding cupin domain-containing protein gives MTGPDTGGVDVRRQEPDHLAREHGLDLKLLQPWPGVDTPFEGAWCVLRPGDVTDTHSHPEREIFIGMAGRGLLVTATGERHRIAAGDLLTMRPGLEHHVENDSDQDFSYYAIWWDGATAAAFLERAGRPS, from the coding sequence GTGACCGGACCGGATACCGGCGGCGTGGATGTTCGCCGGCAGGAACCCGACCACCTCGCCCGCGAGCACGGGCTGGATCTCAAGCTGTTGCAACCGTGGCCGGGCGTGGACACGCCGTTCGAGGGTGCCTGGTGCGTCCTGCGCCCCGGCGACGTGACCGACACCCACTCCCACCCCGAACGGGAGATCTTCATCGGGATGGCCGGCCGGGGCCTCCTGGTGACCGCGACCGGTGAACGGCACCGCATCGCGGCCGGTGACCTGCTGACCATGCGGCCCGGGCTGGAACACCACGTGGAGAACGACAGTGACCAGGACTTCTCCTACTACGCGATCTGGTGGGACGGCGCGACGGCGGCCGCGTTCCTCGAGCGTGCCGGCCGGCCGTCATGA